From a region of the Vaginimicrobium propionicum genome:
- the rplU gene encoding 50S ribosomal protein L21 — protein sequence MYAIVRSGSRQQKVAVGDVVEIDLISDEVGSSIELQPVMLVDGDDITVGEDLGKASVTAEVLGETKGPKIRILKYKNKTGYKKRQGHRQRYTQVKVTGIKG from the coding sequence GTGTACGCGATCGTGCGCAGTGGCAGCCGCCAGCAGAAGGTGGCCGTCGGTGACGTCGTCGAGATCGATCTGATCAGCGACGAAGTCGGCTCCAGCATCGAGCTGCAGCCAGTGATGCTGGTCGACGGCGATGACATCACCGTAGGTGAAGACCTCGGTAAAGCTTCGGTTACCGCCGAGGTGCTAGGCGAGACCAAGGGTCCAAAGATTCGGATCCTCAAATATAAGAACAAGACCGGCTATAAGAAGCGCCAGGGGCACCGTCAGCGGTACACCCAGGTAAAGGTCACTGGGATTAAGGGCTGA
- the rpmA gene encoding 50S ribosomal protein L27 produces the protein MAHKKGASSSRNGRDSNAQRLGVKRFGGQLVNAGEILVRQRGTKLHPGEGVGLGKDDTLFALVEGKVRYGTRRGRNVVNVDPVQA, from the coding sequence ATGGCACACAAGAAAGGCGCGTCCAGCTCGCGCAACGGTCGTGATTCAAACGCCCAACGTCTCGGTGTGAAGCGTTTCGGCGGCCAGTTGGTTAATGCGGGAGAAATCCTCGTTAGACAGCGTGGCACCAAACTTCATCCGGGTGAAGGTGTTGGGCTCGGCAAGGATGACACTTTGTTCGCTCTCGTAGAGGGCAAGGTTCGCTACGGAACTCGACGCGGACGTAATGTCGTCAACGTGGATCCTGTGCAAGCTTAG
- the obgE gene encoding GTPase ObgE, whose amino-acid sequence MAIPSFVDRAILKVSAGNGGNGCASVHREKFKPLGGPDGGNGGNGGSVILRVDEGLTTLVDYHHQSHRKAENGQPGMGDNRAGADGADVILPVPLGTLVSDSNGNVLADLTDSTREVVIAQGGRGGLGNAALASSSRRAPGFALLGEPGDERTLVLEMKVMADIGLVGFPSAGKSSLIAAISAAKPKIADYPFTTLTPNLGVVVAGENTYTVADVPGLIPGAAAGKGLGHDFLRHIERCQAIVHVIDCATYEPGRDPISDYEAIEHELNAYGGLEDRPRLVVLNKIDVPDGHDLAEIVLPDLQARGLTVFCVSTKSGQGLTELKFAMAKIVAEHRLNKEIQKPKMVIRPKPVDSGPQFSIKRQGDGRGGKVWRVRGTKPERWVKQTDFNNDEAVGYLADRLNRIGIEDELIKLGALPGDAVAIGEGDRPVVFDFAPQVDTGAEILGRRGEDPRLSQSRPAAQRRRARDVEYQAQRQAAMSDDRDVDWREQRRRDLLADMSEDFDDD is encoded by the coding sequence ATGGCGATTCCGTCCTTTGTTGATCGGGCGATCTTAAAAGTGTCGGCCGGTAATGGTGGCAATGGTTGTGCGTCTGTACATCGCGAAAAATTTAAGCCTTTGGGCGGGCCGGACGGCGGTAATGGTGGCAACGGTGGATCAGTTATTTTAAGAGTAGATGAAGGGTTGACCACTTTGGTTGACTACCATCATCAATCTCACCGCAAGGCTGAGAATGGTCAGCCTGGGATGGGCGATAATCGTGCGGGCGCCGATGGTGCGGATGTTATTTTGCCTGTCCCACTAGGCACTTTAGTAAGCGACTCAAATGGCAATGTGCTGGCTGATTTAACTGATTCCACTCGCGAAGTGGTAATTGCTCAAGGTGGGCGCGGTGGTTTGGGTAACGCTGCTTTAGCCTCTAGTTCAAGACGTGCTCCTGGGTTCGCTTTGCTTGGTGAGCCAGGCGATGAGAGAACGCTCGTTCTTGAGATGAAAGTCATGGCCGATATTGGTTTGGTTGGGTTTCCATCTGCCGGAAAATCCAGTCTCATCGCAGCTATTTCAGCCGCTAAACCAAAGATTGCTGACTATCCGTTCACTACACTTACCCCTAATCTTGGGGTGGTGGTAGCCGGTGAGAATACTTATACTGTGGCCGATGTGCCTGGGTTGATTCCTGGCGCTGCAGCTGGCAAAGGTTTAGGTCACGATTTTTTGCGACATATTGAACGTTGCCAGGCGATTGTTCATGTCATTGATTGCGCGACCTATGAGCCTGGACGCGATCCGATAAGCGACTATGAAGCTATAGAGCATGAGTTGAATGCTTACGGCGGACTAGAGGATAGGCCTCGACTAGTCGTCCTAAACAAAATTGATGTGCCAGATGGTCACGATTTAGCAGAAATCGTCCTGCCGGATCTGCAAGCCCGCGGGTTAACCGTATTCTGCGTGTCGACAAAATCTGGGCAAGGTCTAACCGAGCTGAAATTTGCTATGGCAAAAATTGTTGCTGAGCATCGTTTAAACAAAGAAATCCAGAAGCCGAAAATGGTTATTCGTCCGAAACCGGTCGATTCTGGCCCACAGTTCAGTATTAAACGCCAAGGCGACGGGCGTGGCGGAAAAGTTTGGCGGGTGCGTGGTACCAAACCTGAGCGTTGGGTAAAACAAACTGATTTTAATAACGATGAGGCTGTTGGTTATCTTGCGGATAGGTTGAATCGTATCGGCATTGAGGATGAGTTAATTAAGCTTGGCGCTTTGCCTGGCGATGCGGTGGCTATCGGAGAGGGAGATCGGCCGGTAGTTTTTGATTTTGCTCCGCAAGTTGATACAGGTGCCGAAATTCTGGGCAGACGTGGTGAGGATCCAAGGCTTTCTCAATCACGTCCTGCGGCTCAGCGCCGTCGAGCTCGTGACGTCGAGTATCAGGCGCAACGTCAGGCTGCGATGAGTGATGACCGTGATGTGGATTGGCGAGAGCAGCGGCGTCGAGATTTACTAGCTGACATGTCTGAGGATTTTGACGATGACTAA
- the proB gene encoding glutamate 5-kinase, with translation MTNGDEGWTEDTVREAIASARRIVVKIGSSSLASVNGGLDEAKIENLVAVLADAHDSGRDVLLVSSGAIATGLKPLKLSKRPTDLAHQQAAAAVGQGVMMQHYTQLFAARGIVTAQVLLTVEDLTRQESYSNALRTLGTLIRMGVVPIVNENDTVATHELRFGDNDRIAALIAQLARADALILLTDVSGLYTAHPDEPGSKPISFVPDIEGLSVDTTRIGSKIGTGGMQTKLLAAQIACSAGIPVVLTQANQAKAAINGSRVGTCLAPIDKRRPRRLLWLAYASSSCGKLTLDEGALEAVLNKNASLLPAGISKIEGDFRAGDPVDLVNARGESVARGLVSYDHQDLAKMVGKHTVDIVQSMGEQYDRAAVHRDVLIVLHSGTNSIGDQ, from the coding sequence ATGACTAACGGGGATGAGGGCTGGACTGAAGACACAGTGCGTGAGGCTATCGCTAGTGCGCGCAGGATTGTGGTGAAAATAGGGTCTAGCTCTTTGGCTTCCGTTAACGGCGGTCTAGATGAGGCGAAAATTGAGAATCTCGTTGCCGTTTTGGCTGATGCTCACGATAGTGGTCGAGATGTTTTGTTGGTCTCGTCGGGTGCAATCGCTACCGGACTGAAGCCACTCAAGTTAAGCAAAAGACCAACCGATTTAGCTCATCAGCAAGCAGCGGCAGCGGTTGGTCAAGGTGTCATGATGCAGCACTACACGCAACTATTTGCTGCCCGTGGGATAGTTACCGCTCAAGTGTTGTTGACTGTTGAGGATTTGACTAGGCAAGAGTCCTACAGCAATGCCTTACGAACTTTAGGCACTCTCATTCGCATGGGCGTGGTACCAATTGTCAACGAGAATGATACGGTCGCCACTCACGAGTTGCGCTTTGGTGATAATGATCGAATAGCAGCACTGATCGCCCAGCTAGCTAGGGCAGATGCGCTGATTTTATTGACTGATGTGTCTGGCTTGTACACTGCTCACCCTGATGAGCCAGGTTCTAAACCAATTTCTTTTGTCCCAGATATTGAGGGGTTATCTGTAGATACCACCAGAATTGGTTCCAAGATTGGCACTGGCGGGATGCAGACGAAGCTGCTGGCTGCTCAGATTGCCTGTTCTGCTGGTATCCCGGTGGTGTTGACGCAAGCTAATCAGGCTAAGGCAGCTATTAATGGCTCTCGGGTTGGCACCTGCCTTGCGCCCATTGATAAGCGTCGGCCTCGCCGGTTGCTGTGGCTGGCTTATGCGTCCAGCTCGTGCGGGAAGCTTACTTTAGATGAGGGCGCATTGGAGGCTGTCCTAAATAAAAACGCTTCGCTTTTGCCTGCTGGCATATCCAAGATTGAGGGTGATTTTCGTGCCGGCGACCCGGTAGATCTCGTCAATGCTCGGGGTGAATCTGTAGCTCGCGGTCTTGTTTCCTATGATCACCAGGACTTAGCGAAGATGGTTGGAAAACATACTGTAGATATTGTTCAGTCTATGGGTGAGCAATATGACAGGGCAGCTGTACATCGTGATGTATTGATCGTGTTGCATTCGGGAACGAACTCAATTGGCGATCAATAG
- a CDS encoding glutamate-5-semialdehyde dehydrogenase, giving the protein MSITELGEAARAASRILASATRADKDAALVAMADALASSESDVLAANKLDIKAARKAGTPAALIDRLSLDSSRLAGMVAGIRQLASLADPVGEVVRGWTLANGVSVRQVRVPFGVIAIIYEARPNVTADAAGICLKSGSASLLRGSSSALNSNRAIVASLRRGLVKAGLPEASVSLVEGGHEATDELMQARGLVDVLIPRGGANLINAVVDKAKVPVIETGTGNCHLFVDESADFQMAQTIIINAKTQRPSVCNALETLLIHGDIAKDFLPKITDTLIGLGVTLHGDERSRRIDDRIIAAKEADFVSEFLSLDLAVKIVADLDEAIEHIQKYSTGHSETIVTSCVASADKFVASIDAAAVLVNASSRFVDGGEFGFGAEIGISTQKLHARGPMALAEMTSTKYVVTGQGQVRK; this is encoded by the coding sequence ATGTCAATTACCGAGCTGGGGGAGGCGGCGCGTGCCGCGTCACGTATTTTGGCCAGCGCCACTAGGGCTGACAAGGATGCCGCATTGGTTGCTATGGCAGATGCTTTAGCATCCAGCGAGTCAGATGTGTTAGCGGCTAACAAGTTAGATATTAAAGCAGCGCGTAAGGCTGGCACGCCGGCAGCTTTGATTGATCGGTTGTCACTGGATTCGTCTCGGTTGGCTGGCATGGTTGCTGGTATACGTCAGCTAGCGAGTTTGGCTGACCCCGTAGGTGAGGTGGTGCGCGGTTGGACGCTCGCCAATGGCGTGAGCGTGCGTCAAGTGCGGGTGCCTTTCGGAGTGATAGCGATTATCTACGAGGCTCGGCCAAATGTTACGGCTGATGCTGCTGGAATTTGTTTGAAATCTGGCAGCGCTTCACTGTTGCGTGGCTCATCTAGCGCACTCAACTCGAATCGGGCGATAGTTGCCTCATTAAGGCGAGGTTTGGTTAAAGCAGGTTTACCCGAAGCATCTGTCAGTCTGGTTGAAGGTGGTCACGAAGCAACAGATGAGTTGATGCAAGCTAGGGGGTTGGTTGATGTGCTGATTCCACGTGGGGGAGCGAATCTGATTAATGCAGTGGTAGATAAGGCGAAAGTGCCGGTGATTGAAACGGGTACCGGAAATTGTCACCTTTTTGTTGACGAATCTGCTGATTTTCAGATGGCTCAAACGATAATCATTAATGCGAAAACACAACGTCCTAGTGTCTGTAATGCGCTAGAAACCCTTCTTATCCATGGAGACATTGCTAAAGATTTTCTACCAAAAATTACTGATACTTTGATTGGTCTTGGGGTAACTTTGCACGGTGATGAAAGATCTCGTCGCATCGATGACAGAATCATTGCTGCTAAGGAAGCCGATTTTGTATCAGAGTTTTTATCTTTAGATCTGGCAGTCAAAATTGTGGCCGACTTAGATGAGGCTATTGAGCATATTCAAAAATATTCAACCGGTCATTCAGAGACAATAGTTACCTCTTGTGTGGCGTCTGCAGATAAATTTGTGGCCAGTATTGATGCGGCTGCAGTGTTGGTTAATGCCTCTAGCCGATTTGTAGACGGGGGAGAGTTTGGGTTTGGTGCCGAAATTGGTATTTCTACACAGAAATTGCATGCGCGAGGGCCGATGGCATTAGCTGAAATGACGTCCACAAAATATGTCGTTACTGGTCAAGGCCAAGTGCGAAAATGA
- the nadD gene encoding nicotinate-nucleotide adenylyltransferase produces MTDFGSDTGLARKKNHGGYRLGVMGGTFDPIHHGHLVAGSEVAARFGLDEVVFVPTGIPWQKAGRKVSHAEDRYLMTVIATASNPRFSVSRVDIDRAGNTYTVDTLKDIKKERGDDVELFFITGADALAAILTWRGADELFDLAQFVGVSRPGVDLSKRDISHLPSDKVTLLEVPALAISSTECRKRVCEGLPLWYLVPDGVVQYVAKRGLYTPSQKVLPLRADPDRED; encoded by the coding sequence ATGACTGATTTTGGCTCAGATACGGGGTTAGCTCGTAAGAAGAATCACGGTGGTTACCGCTTAGGGGTTATGGGTGGCACTTTCGATCCGATCCACCACGGCCACCTAGTTGCTGGTTCTGAGGTTGCTGCTCGTTTTGGTTTGGACGAGGTTGTTTTTGTTCCGACTGGTATTCCTTGGCAGAAGGCTGGACGAAAAGTTTCCCACGCTGAAGATCGTTATCTGATGACGGTTATAGCGACCGCGTCTAACCCGAGATTCTCAGTATCGCGCGTCGACATTGATCGAGCTGGCAATACCTATACTGTCGATACGTTGAAAGATATTAAGAAAGAGCGTGGCGACGATGTTGAATTGTTCTTCATCACCGGTGCTGATGCGCTGGCAGCTATTTTGACTTGGCGAGGGGCAGACGAATTATTTGATTTAGCTCAATTCGTCGGGGTTAGTAGGCCAGGGGTGGATTTATCCAAGCGCGACATCAGTCATTTACCCTCCGATAAAGTGACTTTATTGGAGGTGCCAGCTTTGGCGATTAGTTCGACGGAGTGTCGAAAGCGTGTTTGCGAAGGGTTGCCTCTTTGGTATCTCGTTCCTGACGGGGTTGTGCAATATGTCGCCAAACGCGGTCTTTATACGCCTAGCCAAAAGGTTCTGCCGTTGAGGGCAGATCCAGATAGAGAGGATTAA
- the rsfS gene encoding ribosome silencing factor, translating to MAATQEAIDTAKIAAEAAASKLASDIVAFDVSEKLAVADIFLIVSGHNEPQVDAIMDEVQDKILAQIQQRPIRREGDRQLRWVLLDYGDVVVHIQHESERVLYSLERLWKDCPQIDLGLVDADGNS from the coding sequence ATGGCAGCAACTCAAGAAGCAATCGATACTGCGAAAATCGCTGCTGAAGCTGCAGCGAGTAAGCTCGCCAGTGACATCGTCGCATTCGATGTATCCGAGAAGTTAGCAGTGGCAGATATTTTCCTAATTGTCTCGGGTCACAATGAACCCCAAGTGGATGCCATAATGGATGAAGTCCAAGATAAGATATTAGCTCAGATTCAGCAGCGTCCAATTCGCCGCGAGGGGGATCGCCAGTTACGGTGGGTGCTACTGGATTATGGAGATGTGGTGGTTCATATTCAGCATGAATCTGAGCGGGTGCTCTACAGTTTGGAAAGATTGTGGAAGGACTGCCCACAAATCGATTTAGGGCTTGTTGACGCAGATGGTAATTCCTGA
- a CDS encoding class C sortase: protein MTDSRDPQGFGEDNGPERAAGDYAAAETKPAEQLTEAEKAKKVRRQRMLPLIFILLGVLLLAYPITSTVWNNHQAKLVSRAYENHVNNQSQELKDSYIARAREYNENHKGYPVLDPYLGDAAPDSPEYREYLSVLDQPSGIIGVVKIPKIDVKLSMYHGTDHDTLNKGAGHMFGSDLPVGGVDRHTVITAHTGLPSSTMFDRLTDLKVGDKFFFEVQDQTFGYRVTRIDVVEPHDPSLLGRVEGKDLATLLTCTPYGINSHRLLVTGERVIPTPDVPPVNGMQWSWWMTPFLLAILISLVIAAQVARYLAGRRKKEKEEESAEAPDSLAETELA, encoded by the coding sequence ATGACTGATTCGCGAGACCCTCAAGGGTTCGGCGAAGATAACGGCCCCGAGCGGGCGGCAGGCGATTACGCCGCAGCCGAGACGAAGCCCGCCGAGCAGCTGACCGAGGCGGAAAAGGCCAAGAAGGTTCGCCGCCAGCGTATGCTGCCGCTGATTTTTATTCTGCTGGGCGTGCTACTACTGGCATACCCGATCACCTCGACCGTCTGGAACAACCACCAGGCCAAACTGGTCAGCCGCGCCTACGAGAACCACGTGAACAATCAGTCGCAGGAGTTGAAAGACTCCTACATCGCCCGCGCCCGCGAATACAACGAGAACCACAAGGGATACCCAGTGCTCGACCCGTACCTGGGCGACGCGGCGCCAGACTCGCCGGAATACCGCGAATACCTGAGCGTGCTAGATCAGCCATCGGGCATTATCGGCGTCGTAAAGATTCCCAAGATTGACGTCAAGCTGTCGATGTATCACGGCACCGATCATGACACGCTCAACAAAGGCGCCGGCCACATGTTCGGCTCCGACCTGCCCGTCGGCGGGGTAGACCGGCACACCGTAATCACCGCTCACACCGGCCTGCCGAGCTCTACCATGTTCGACCGCCTAACAGACCTCAAGGTCGGCGACAAATTCTTCTTCGAGGTGCAAGACCAGACCTTCGGCTACCGCGTCACCCGAATAGACGTTGTCGAACCCCACGACCCGAGCCTGCTTGGCCGCGTCGAGGGCAAAGACCTCGCCACGCTGCTCACCTGCACGCCCTACGGCATCAACTCGCACCGGCTGCTGGTGACCGGCGAGCGCGTCATCCCGACCCCCGATGTGCCCCCGGTCAACGGCATGCAGTGGTCGTGGTGGATGACGCCGTTCCTGCTGGCGATCCTGATCTCGTTGGTGATAGCGGCCCAGGTGGCTCGCTACCTGGCGGGCAGGCGCAAGAAGGAAAAGGAAGAGGAATCCGCCGAGGCTCCCGATTCCCTTGCCGAGACCGAACTCGCCTAG
- a CDS encoding SpaH/EbpB family LPXTG-anchored major pilin produces the protein MSPGYNPDTPGVTPPTPVTPPTPDDPSDPGVEQTEFGDFKIKKVAAEDNNKTLEKAEFLAFAVKSDADACAADTGRKAENCADKASVIELKSGTDGLTPAKKVKLNSKFWVVETKAPEKYVLSGEVTEITATKASATTPITIENVLSSDSGSWFKLPSTGAIGVGVFALLGAGLVAGGTAMHMRSRRRENA, from the coding sequence ATGTCCCCGGGCTACAACCCGGATACCCCAGGCGTAACTCCTCCAACCCCGGTCACTCCTCCTACACCTGATGATCCGAGTGATCCTGGTGTTGAACAAACCGAGTTCGGTGACTTCAAGATCAAGAAGGTCGCTGCTGAGGATAACAACAAGACCTTGGAGAAGGCCGAGTTCCTCGCCTTCGCGGTCAAGTCCGACGCTGACGCTTGCGCCGCAGACACCGGCCGCAAAGCAGAAAACTGCGCCGATAAGGCATCTGTGATCGAGCTCAAGTCCGGTACTGACGGCCTGACCCCCGCTAAGAAGGTTAAGCTCAACAGCAAGTTCTGGGTCGTTGAGACCAAGGCACCGGAAAAATACGTACTCTCCGGTGAGGTGACCGAGATTACCGCTACCAAAGCATCGGCAACCACTCCGATTACTATCGAGAACGTTCTCAGCTCCGACTCTGGTAGCTGGTTCAAGCTGCCGAGCACCGGCGCCATCGGTGTTGGCGTCTTCGCGCTGCTGGGTGCTGGCCTGGTGGCTGGCGGCACCGCGATGCACATGCGTTCGCGTCGTCGCGAGAATGCCTAA
- a CDS encoding SpaH/EbpB family LPXTG-anchored major pilin: MAKKSFRKLLAAACALTLVGGMGAAATANAATDAPWDPANVNKPGSINIYKLKDGTTVDPDHSKIDPATLNAADAVPGAEFTVTPVTQVQVGADKKAVDLTKWGGWEDISNVISGLNANPDDTTLYTLGTATAPQTTDNTGKAVFSDLKIGLYKVVETKVPAGYTGTTTFFMTIPQITGSDPSTAKYNYDVNVFPKNKDVHTGALTKEVDQNSFVGAGDTADYTITAATTTSAKKGGSGYAAKDFTDYAIFDDAPNAAYSDIAAAAVKEVKVGDTKLDAADYSVSVINTASEADKFSKGLAANYSRIIVKFTQSGLGKIATAKNADENVKVSMNVSLTFVTENLPDIVTNNSGYVPGLQPGYPRRNSSNPGHSSYT; encoded by the coding sequence ATGGCTAAGAAGTCATTTCGCAAGCTGCTAGCCGCAGCCTGCGCCCTGACGCTGGTCGGCGGCATGGGTGCGGCGGCCACGGCCAACGCGGCTACGGACGCCCCTTGGGACCCGGCAAACGTGAACAAGCCTGGCTCCATCAACATTTACAAGCTGAAGGACGGTACTACTGTTGACCCTGATCACAGCAAGATCGATCCTGCTACTTTGAACGCGGCTGACGCCGTTCCTGGCGCCGAGTTCACCGTAACCCCGGTTACTCAGGTCCAGGTCGGGGCCGACAAGAAAGCCGTTGATCTTACGAAGTGGGGGGGCTGGGAGGACATCTCCAATGTCATTTCGGGCCTGAACGCTAACCCGGATGACACCACCCTCTACACTCTAGGAACTGCTACCGCTCCTCAGACTACTGACAATACTGGTAAGGCAGTTTTCTCTGACCTGAAGATCGGCCTGTACAAGGTTGTGGAGACTAAGGTTCCTGCTGGCTACACCGGCACCACCACCTTCTTCATGACGATTCCGCAGATCACCGGCTCGGATCCGTCAACCGCCAAGTACAACTATGATGTGAACGTGTTCCCGAAGAACAAGGACGTCCACACCGGCGCTCTAACAAAGGAAGTTGATCAAAATAGCTTCGTTGGCGCTGGGGACACCGCTGACTACACGATCACGGCAGCTACCACGACTAGTGCCAAGAAGGGCGGCAGCGGCTACGCAGCCAAGGACTTCACCGACTACGCGATCTTCGATGACGCCCCGAATGCTGCGTACTCCGACATCGCTGCCGCAGCAGTGAAGGAAGTCAAGGTTGGCGACACTAAACTCGACGCAGCCGATTACAGCGTGTCTGTTATCAACACCGCGTCCGAGGCCGACAAGTTCTCCAAGGGTCTTGCTGCGAATTATTCTCGAATCATCGTGAAGTTCACCCAAAGCGGTCTGGGCAAGATTGCTACTGCAAAGAACGCTGATGAGAACGTCAAGGTTTCGATGAATGTCAGCCTGACTTTCGTCACGGAGAATCTTCCCGATATCGTTACTAACAACTCCGGCTATGTCCCCGGGCTACAACCCGGATACCCCAGGCGTAACTCCTCCAACCCCGGTCACTCCTCCTACACCTGA
- a CDS encoding InlB B-repeat-containing protein, producing MLKFKNELCSFLAANPGEVVRRFANFLKRLIAIVLVCALGFTLLTPSLAHAEDLQISSQADKQSVNPTLENTPGVEATSQSGDGLEIGPEIIGQPVRAVRKPTVNDVFAGNKTVSGKITIGFNQRKQKKLDVTIHVTVNRQAGGTEEKTAIVPYTISSPDWTVTLASELVAGDTVTVKQEFEGEFSEGVVLEIKKALSDQHKADLKMPTGEIWIEQTGANIVNAEEQAEALRLVKEANPTIAGDISSVELKIYGTTAPKTAKINVTYTDGSTSGEIAAPGLIVKQVTDTSMGANISDITVVDNVIRGKLNGTGPFDNIKVQIYTKLSPGALNTFNSANGCKVDKNSSKPVEVSVDSNTGEFTYTIPSADGLPRDQIVGVSVKEKNKFVSCGTSTVILATPQKTEVRDPKKLTDQEKDKIREAIRTANTINGKSKLPDGTGFNDGTSAFIEFDKDGNVTIISPNDVEVEGWDSSYNPIYAKNPDGTYKLQTGKENNVIKFPAKDLVKNIAPKSPAIAVDTDKGEVTITPPAYKDPGDDTDLASYTITYKDASDADKTVTLTRTVDTTGKTTWSSDGATVDANTGVVTLQIEDLAVGATITAKAKDNGGLIPEETPLESAPASETLETVTVSYDGNGGTGNMVSKKLNKGQKYTLVANSFTAPENQQFDTWEIDGNRVAAGTEITVTKDTVVKAIWKSNKIPDVEVVLPKAGVFSLNYVAGYAALLIIALTGVGYLRQNRRGESTA from the coding sequence ATGCTCAAGTTTAAAAATGAACTTTGTTCTTTTTTAGCTGCAAACCCCGGCGAGGTGGTGCGAAGATTCGCCAATTTCCTAAAGAGATTGATTGCCATCGTCCTCGTCTGCGCCTTGGGTTTCACGCTATTGACCCCGTCCCTGGCTCATGCCGAGGATCTACAGATCAGCTCCCAGGCTGACAAACAAAGCGTCAATCCGACTTTGGAAAACACTCCGGGCGTCGAAGCTACTTCGCAGTCAGGCGACGGGCTAGAGATAGGGCCGGAGATTATTGGGCAACCCGTGCGTGCTGTCAGAAAGCCGACTGTTAATGATGTGTTTGCTGGAAATAAAACTGTTTCTGGAAAAATAACTATCGGATTCAATCAAAGAAAGCAAAAAAAGCTAGACGTGACGATTCACGTGACCGTGAATCGTCAAGCAGGTGGAACTGAAGAAAAGACGGCTATTGTTCCATACACGATCAGCAGTCCGGACTGGACGGTTACTTTAGCTAGTGAACTTGTAGCGGGCGACACAGTCACTGTAAAACAAGAGTTTGAAGGCGAATTTTCTGAAGGTGTCGTTCTGGAAATTAAGAAAGCCCTGAGTGACCAGCATAAAGCTGATCTGAAGATGCCGACCGGTGAAATCTGGATTGAACAGACAGGGGCCAATATAGTCAATGCAGAAGAACAAGCCGAAGCATTGAGATTAGTAAAGGAAGCAAATCCTACAATAGCTGGCGATATATCATCTGTTGAACTAAAAATTTATGGAACTACTGCTCCTAAGACGGCTAAAATTAATGTAACTTATACTGATGGCTCGACATCAGGTGAAATTGCTGCTCCCGGTTTAATAGTAAAACAAGTAACCGACACTTCAATGGGCGCTAACATTAGCGATATTACCGTTGTTGACAATGTGATTAGAGGAAAGCTGAATGGAACCGGGCCTTTTGATAACATCAAGGTTCAGATATATACCAAACTTTCCCCAGGAGCTTTAAATACTTTTAATAGTGCTAACGGATGTAAGGTTGATAAAAACTCATCTAAACCCGTAGAAGTGAGCGTAGATTCTAATACGGGCGAGTTCACATACACCATTCCTAGTGCTGATGGCCTTCCCCGAGATCAAATAGTTGGTGTTTCTGTAAAAGAAAAGAACAAGTTTGTATCGTGTGGAACCTCTACTGTTATACTGGCTACCCCTCAAAAAACCGAAGTTCGGGATCCCAAAAAGCTAACTGATCAAGAAAAAGATAAAATCAGGGAAGCTATTAGAACAGCCAATACTATAAATGGGAAGTCTAAACTCCCCGATGGAACTGGATTTAATGACGGTACATCTGCATTCATTGAATTTGATAAAGACGGAAACGTTACAATAATCAGTCCTAATGATGTGGAAGTTGAGGGTTGGGATAGTAGCTACAATCCGATATATGCAAAAAATCCCGATGGAACCTATAAACTACAGACCGGTAAAGAAAATAACGTAATTAAATTCCCGGCGAAAGATCTGGTGAAAAATATCGCACCTAAATCTCCGGCGATTGCGGTAGATACGGATAAGGGTGAAGTCACCATTACTCCACCGGCTTATAAAGACCCCGGTGATGATACCGACTTGGCGTCCTACACGATTACCTACAAGGACGCTTCGGATGCTGATAAAACCGTCACCTTAACGAGAACCGTGGACACTACAGGTAAGACCACATGGTCATCAGATGGTGCGACCGTTGATGCGAATACTGGGGTGGTAACCCTACAGATTGAAGATTTAGCAGTGGGAGCCACCATCACGGCAAAAGCAAAAGATAATGGCGGATTAATTCCTGAAGAAACCCCGCTTGAATCAGCTCCGGCCAGCGAGACGCTTGAAACTGTCACTGTCAGCTACGATGGCAATGGCGGCACCGGCAATATGGTTAGCAAGAAGCTCAACAAGGGTCAGAAATACACCTTGGTAGCTAATAGTTTCACTGCCCCGGAGAACCAACAGTTCGATACCTGGGAAATTGACGGCAATAGAGTTGCAGCGGGTACCGAGATTACGGTCACCAAAGACACCGTGGTGAAAGCCATTTGGAAGTCGAATAAGATTCCCGATGTCGAGGTCGTGCTGCCCAAGGCGGGCGTGTTTAGCCTCAACTACGTAGCGGGTTACGCGGCGCTGTTGATAATTGCTTTGACGGGGGTTGGCTACCTGCGTCAGAACAGGCGTGGAGAGTCCACGGCTTAA